A genomic segment from Microthrixaceae bacterium encodes:
- a CDS encoding cytochrome b N-terminal domain-containing protein, whose protein sequence is MAKTMQGSPAQRAQQAVSNLTEQVQGSQAWNSIFRPGSIFRKGYSDSPRNRSYVIMNSVLYHLHPVKVKRHAVKVSYTLCLGGLSFFVFILLTVTGIFLMFFYRPTAVNAWDDIHALQTSVTFGLLVRNMHRWGAHIMVITVFLHMARVFYHGAYKAPREFNWVIGVILLVMTLMLSFTGYLLPWDQLALWAVTVGTNMIGYTPVLGNEVRFVLLGGAEIGTDTLIRWYVLHVLFMPFVTVIFMAIHFWRVRKDGGISGPL, encoded by the coding sequence GTGGCAAAGACCATGCAGGGAAGCCCGGCCCAACGGGCACAACAGGCAGTTTCGAACCTGACCGAACAGGTCCAGGGAAGCCAGGCTTGGAATTCGATCTTCCGTCCGGGTTCGATTTTCCGGAAGGGCTATTCCGACAGCCCCCGTAACCGCAGCTACGTGATCATGAACTCGGTGCTGTACCACCTGCACCCGGTGAAGGTGAAGCGCCACGCGGTGAAGGTCAGCTACACGCTGTGTCTGGGCGGCCTGTCGTTCTTCGTGTTCATCCTGTTGACGGTGACCGGCATCTTCTTGATGTTCTTCTACCGTCCGACCGCGGTGAATGCGTGGGACGACATCCACGCACTGCAGACCTCGGTCACCTTCGGCCTCCTCGTGCGGAACATGCACCGGTGGGGTGCGCACATCATGGTGATCACGGTGTTCCTGCACATGGCCCGCGTCTTCTACCACGGTGCCTACAAAGCGCCGCGGGAGTTCAACTGGGTGATCGGCGTGATCCTGTTGGTGATGACGCTGATGCTGTCGTTTACCGGCTATCTGCTGCCGTGGGATCAGCTCGCGCTGTGGGCGGTCACGGTGGGCACGAACATGATCGGCTACACGCCGGTGCTCGGCAATGAGGTCCGGTTCGTGCTGCTCGGCGGTGCTGAGATCGGCACCGACACGCTCATACGCTGGTACGTGCTGCACGTGTTGTTCATGCCATTCGTCACTGTCATCTTCATGGCCATCCACTTCTGGCGGGTCCGTAAGGATGGCGGAATCTCTGGACCGCTCTAA
- a CDS encoding menaquinol-cytochrome c reductase cytochrome b subunit codes for MTEIPEHLLKRAQAAKEKAAAKSGAEAPAEAAAAEPAAAAPSDSRIPAHLLQRSQARKAAKAGGGEAAAPAAATPAAAGGGAVAAPTLPLAAGPGGHTQRLLTVVKSGSIQDVKSKPQDKVHTWPHLLVVEFAAALFILAFTTIFSIFVNAPLLELADVNKTPNPSKAPWYFLGLQELLTMFHPMVAGVTIPGMGIFLLILAPYVDKNPSNRPEDRKFAVALMSVHLFFWATLVMIGSFFRGPGFNFTLPWRDGIFFDL; via the coding sequence ATGACGGAAATTCCAGAACATCTCCTCAAGCGGGCGCAGGCGGCCAAGGAAAAGGCTGCGGCGAAGTCGGGCGCCGAAGCTCCGGCCGAGGCGGCTGCGGCCGAGCCGGCCGCAGCGGCGCCATCCGATAGCCGAATCCCCGCTCACCTGTTGCAGCGAAGCCAAGCGCGCAAGGCGGCCAAGGCCGGCGGCGGCGAGGCGGCTGCTCCCGCGGCCGCCACTCCGGCGGCGGCTGGTGGTGGCGCGGTTGCCGCGCCGACCCTGCCGCTCGCAGCGGGTCCCGGTGGCCACACCCAACGCCTGTTGACGGTCGTCAAGTCCGGGTCGATCCAGGACGTGAAGTCGAAGCCGCAGGACAAGGTCCACACGTGGCCGCACCTGTTGGTCGTCGAATTCGCTGCGGCGCTGTTCATTCTGGCGTTCACCACGATCTTTTCGATCTTCGTCAACGCCCCGCTGCTCGAACTCGCGGACGTCAACAAGACACCGAACCCGTCGAAGGCTCCCTGGTACTTCCTCGGCCTTCAGGAGTTGCTCACCATGTTCCACCCGATGGTCGCCGGTGTGACCATTCCGGGCATGGGCATCTTCTTGTTGATCCTCGCCCCCTACGTCGACAAGAACCCGTCGAACCGACCGGAGGACCGCAAGTTCGCGGTCGCCCTGATGTCGGTGCACCTGTTCTTCTGGGCGACACTGGTGATGATCGGTTCGTTCTTCCGTGGTCCCGGGTTCAACTTCACGCTTCCGTGGCGTGACGGAATCTTCTTCGACCTGTGA
- a CDS encoding Rieske 2Fe-2S domain-containing protein: MTPLAIVAIVIIVVAAIALVASASRRKDLGSATGQLSRETLKRDRARRLDDSELISVGVTGKEIERAASADRGEVAVPAASTAPTVWVAPDEETLGVTRRQFLNRSIVVLMGLGIALFATVSFPVFLWPFRTGGFGSKLRMGKITDLVGEIQTEGGFLYRPEGRMWLVEYPKSAIPKGQVVYGSQPSWPGMEAGILALYQKCVHLGCRVPSCDTSKWFECACHGSQYNQVGERKGGPAPRGLDRFAMEVSADGVLTVNTGMIVQGPPLGTNTTGQEAQGPHCI; encoded by the coding sequence GTGACTCCACTTGCCATCGTCGCCATCGTCATCATCGTGGTCGCTGCAATCGCGCTCGTGGCCTCCGCATCCCGTCGCAAGGACCTCGGTTCCGCGACCGGTCAGCTTTCCCGCGAGACCCTCAAGCGCGACAGGGCCCGGCGCCTCGACGACAGCGAGCTCATCAGCGTCGGCGTGACCGGCAAGGAGATCGAGCGTGCGGCGTCCGCCGACCGTGGCGAGGTGGCGGTCCCGGCCGCCTCCACCGCCCCGACGGTATGGGTCGCCCCGGATGAGGAAACCCTCGGCGTCACCCGACGTCAGTTCCTCAACCGTTCGATCGTCGTGCTGATGGGCCTCGGCATCGCCTTGTTCGCAACGGTGTCGTTCCCGGTGTTCCTGTGGCCGTTCCGCACCGGCGGTTTCGGTTCGAAGCTGCGCATGGGCAAGATCACCGACCTGGTCGGAGAGATCCAGACCGAGGGCGGATTCCTGTATCGCCCCGAGGGCCGCATGTGGCTCGTCGAATATCCGAAGAGTGCCATTCCGAAGGGGCAGGTCGTGTACGGCTCGCAGCCGTCGTGGCCGGGCATGGAAGCGGGCATCTTGGCCCTGTATCAGAAGTGCGTCCACCTCGGGTGCCGCGTTCCCTCATGCGACACCTCGAAGTGGTTCGAGTGCGCGTGCCACGGTTCGCAGTACAACCAGGTGGGCGAGCGTAAGGGTGGCCCGGCGCCTCGCGGTCTCGACCGCTTCGCCATGGAGGTCTCTGCGGACGGCGTCTTGACGGTGAACACCGGCATGATCGTCCAGGGGCCCCCGCTCGGCACCAACACGACCGGTCAAGAGGCTCAGGGCCCGCACTGCATCTGA
- a CDS encoding c-type cytochrome, protein MTTQRSIAYVIAFVIFAGGAAFALAQMRKGKAELGSEIELAPNRKQYYDDEELEGKRLNAALWACVALLVITVVTLPAYWLAEPGRQEGAHEDSLHIFQHRGETLYVEGAQCVNCHGTAASGGVASFVITDENGQYLDTVSWTAPALDTIFYRFSVQEVKDILTYGRPGTPMPAWGVDGGGPNTTQQLDTVLEYLWTVQKTPEEVRTLVDDYVRGVDEELYNRMIANRELNDGVLDATSEEYTRMSLEDERYLGEVLFYANSATLGGTSFNCARCHTPGHSFGQDWLPAEISGRGSFGFNLIGIENRLTENQQFNLVNTGTEEGISYGSVGLGTGKMPGFGLNPNDGAENDRGGFGAAGVFTPEQVWAVVTYTRSLTLENPVERATAGLLAGGPASNASEENG, encoded by the coding sequence ATGACAACGCAGCGGTCGATCGCCTATGTGATCGCGTTCGTGATCTTCGCCGGCGGCGCGGCGTTCGCCTTGGCGCAGATGCGCAAGGGCAAGGCCGAACTCGGCAGCGAGATCGAACTCGCTCCGAACCGCAAGCAGTACTACGACGACGAGGAGCTTGAGGGCAAGCGTCTCAACGCAGCGTTGTGGGCCTGTGTCGCGCTTTTGGTCATCACCGTGGTGACGCTTCCGGCGTACTGGCTCGCCGAGCCCGGCCGCCAAGAAGGCGCCCATGAAGACAGCCTCCACATCTTCCAGCACCGGGGCGAGACCCTGTACGTCGAAGGTGCCCAGTGTGTGAACTGCCACGGAACCGCGGCCTCGGGCGGCGTGGCGTCGTTCGTCATCACCGACGAGAACGGCCAGTATCTCGACACGGTGTCGTGGACCGCTCCTGCGCTCGACACGATCTTCTACCGGTTCTCGGTGCAGGAAGTGAAAGACATCCTCACCTATGGCCGTCCGGGAACGCCGATGCCGGCGTGGGGCGTCGATGGCGGCGGCCCGAACACCACCCAGCAGCTCGACACGGTGCTCGAATACCTGTGGACCGTGCAGAAGACCCCCGAAGAGGTCCGCACGCTCGTGGACGACTACGTCAGGGGTGTCGACGAGGAGCTCTACAACCGGATGATCGCGAATCGCGAACTCAACGACGGGGTGCTCGACGCCACGAGCGAGGAGTACACGCGGATGAGCCTCGAAGACGAGCGGTATCTCGGCGAGGTGCTGTTCTACGCAAACTCGGCGACGCTCGGCGGAACCTCGTTCAACTGCGCTCGCTGTCACACCCCGGGCCACTCGTTCGGCCAGGACTGGCTGCCGGCGGAGATCAGCGGCCGCGGTTCGTTCGGGTTCAACCTGATCGGGATCGAGAACCGCCTCACCGAGAACCAGCAGTTCAACCTGGTGAATACCGGCACCGAGGAGGGAATCTCCTACGGTTCGGTGGGTCTGGGTACCGGCAAGATGCCCGGGTTCGGCCTGAACCCGAACGACGGTGCCGAAAACGACCGTGGCGGATTTGGCGCAGCTGGGGTCTTCACCCCCGAACAGGTCTGGGCCGTGGTGACCTACACCCGCAGCCTCACCCTTGAGAACCCGGTCGAACGAGCGACTGCGGGTCTCTTGGCCGGGGGCCCGGCGAGCAACGCATCGGAGGAAAACGGCTGA
- the ndhC gene encoding NADH-quinone oxidoreductase subunit A produces MGQYLPIVILAALAAGFGLVSLVINQLLAPSRPTPAQTAPYECGIVENVEPPTRFPVRFYLIAMIFIIFDIEIVFLYPFTMVFREAGAFAFLAVVEFAVVVFAAFLYLISSGALDWGPSKKERRSTVLLNNVRAATGIRQVGFEGREVEGREVDTAAAASSGEHEAA; encoded by the coding sequence ATGGGACAGTATCTGCCGATCGTGATTCTGGCCGCCCTCGCGGCCGGATTCGGGCTCGTCAGCCTGGTGATCAACCAGTTGCTGGCTCCGTCGCGCCCCACCCCGGCGCAGACCGCTCCGTATGAGTGCGGGATCGTCGAAAACGTCGAACCTCCGACCCGGTTTCCGGTGCGGTTCTATCTGATCGCGATGATCTTCATCATCTTCGATATCGAGATCGTGTTCCTGTATCCGTTCACGATGGTGTTTCGTGAGGCGGGGGCGTTTGCGTTCCTGGCGGTGGTCGAGTTCGCGGTCGTCGTGTTCGCGGCGTTTCTGTATCTCATTTCGAGCGGAGCCCTCGATTGGGGACCGTCGAAGAAGGAGCGCCGCAGCACCGTGCTGTTGAACAACGTCCGTGCCGCGACCGGCATCCGACAGGTCGGATTCGAGGGCCGCGAGGTCGAGGGTCGCGAGGTCGACACGGCCGCTGCGGCGTCGAGCGGGGAACACGAGGCCGCCTGA
- a CDS encoding NADH-quinone oxidoreductase subunit B has protein sequence MGIIEGIKNEGVNGIEYNVVTAKVEDLLQWARSRSIWPATFGLACCAIEMMGAGGAHYDISRFGMEVFRASPRQADVMIVAGRVSQKMAPILRQIYDQMLEPKYVLSMGVCASTGGMFNNYAIVQGVDQVVPVDVYVPGCPPGPETLIHAITTLQNKISSGEVLARRDENGGGAGIVLEQIDGQSASGLTIGRGRGAVAATVGAFDV, from the coding sequence ATGGGGATCATCGAGGGAATCAAGAACGAGGGCGTCAACGGCATCGAGTACAACGTCGTCACCGCGAAGGTCGAAGACCTGCTGCAGTGGGCGCGTTCGCGTTCGATCTGGCCGGCGACGTTCGGGCTGGCGTGTTGTGCCATCGAGATGATGGGTGCGGGCGGCGCCCACTACGACATCAGCCGCTTCGGCATGGAGGTGTTTCGCGCCTCGCCGCGTCAGGCTGATGTGATGATCGTCGCGGGCCGGGTGAGCCAGAAGATGGCACCGATCCTGCGGCAGATCTACGACCAGATGCTCGAACCGAAGTACGTGTTGTCGATGGGCGTGTGTGCGTCGACCGGCGGCATGTTCAACAACTACGCAATCGTGCAGGGCGTCGATCAGGTCGTTCCGGTGGATGTGTATGTGCCGGGGTGTCCGCCCGGGCCGGAGACGCTGATTCACGCCATCACGACGTTGCAGAACAAGATTTCCTCGGGCGAGGTGCTCGCCCGGCGTGACGAGAACGGCGGCGGCGCCGGGATCGTGCTCGAACAGATCGACGGCCAGAGCGCCTCGGGCCTGACCATCGGTCGTGGTCGTGGCGCCGTAGCCGCCACCGTGGGGGCCTTTGATGTCTGA
- a CDS encoding NADH-quinone oxidoreductase subunit C, whose protein sequence is MSEVTEVVDDDAGTAEKPEPERLHGALVTHGGDATVLHVTPGEYLAVVNALRADGYYMCIDVCGVDYLTHCGRSALPAEIEAQRFEVVAQFLRHSDASRARVRVQVDADEPTVPTITGLFPGAEGPERETWDMFGIVFDGHPDLTRILMPDEWTGHPLRKDYSVGRIPVQFKAAPIRGDREGVK, encoded by the coding sequence ATGTCTGAAGTCACCGAGGTCGTCGACGACGACGCCGGAACTGCCGAAAAGCCTGAGCCGGAGCGCCTTCATGGCGCTCTCGTCACGCATGGTGGCGACGCGACCGTGTTGCATGTCACACCTGGCGAGTATCTCGCGGTGGTGAACGCGCTTCGTGCCGACGGCTACTACATGTGCATCGACGTGTGTGGCGTCGATTATCTGACCCATTGCGGTCGCTCCGCGTTGCCGGCGGAGATCGAGGCCCAGCGCTTCGAGGTGGTCGCCCAGTTCCTCCGCCACAGCGATGCGTCGAGGGCGCGGGTACGGGTGCAGGTGGACGCCGACGAGCCGACGGTTCCGACGATCACCGGCCTGTTTCCCGGCGCCGAGGGCCCCGAGCGTGAGACCTGGGACATGTTCGGCATCGTCTTCGACGGTCACCCCGACCTCACCCGCATCCTGATGCCCGACGAGTGGACCGGTCACCCGTTGCGCAAGGACTACTCGGTGGGTCGTATCCCGGTGCAGTTCAAGGCGGCTCCGATCCGTGGCGATCGCGAGGGGGTCAAGTGA
- a CDS encoding NADH-quinone oxidoreductase subunit D has product MSSVNATTDIERLDAAVHRLSTDTSVLRMSATEAEERSGYQSDSERMIMNMGPQHPSTHGVLRLVLEMEGEQVLRSKPVIGYLHTGMEKTGEELTYAQGSTNVTRMDYASPLFSELAFSLTTEKLLGIEVPERAQWIRMLMSEVNRLSSHMLFLATNGMDIGAVSMMIYGWREREELLRFLETVTGLRMNHNYIRPGGVAADLPDGWREMLVPLLDVLPSRLEEFKILMNGQPIWRERLQGVGVLTSEEALALSVTGPILRSTGYAWDLRRDAPYLRYDEVDFDVVVGGHGDTFDRYAIRLAEIEESIRILRQVIEKMPEGDYRVQDKKVTPPPRARIDESMEALIHHFKLYTEGFKVPEGEAYVAVESPRGELGCYIVSDGSAKPYRMHIRGPSFSNLQSLPHLMRDSYLADTVAIVSSVDPIMGEVDR; this is encoded by the coding sequence GTGAGTTCCGTGAACGCTACGACCGATATCGAACGCCTCGACGCTGCGGTGCACCGTTTGTCGACCGACACTTCGGTGCTGCGGATGTCGGCCACCGAGGCCGAGGAGCGTTCGGGCTATCAGTCCGATTCCGAGCGCATGATCATGAACATGGGGCCCCAGCACCCCTCTACCCACGGGGTGTTGCGTTTGGTGCTGGAAATGGAGGGCGAACAGGTCCTTCGTTCGAAGCCCGTGATCGGTTATCTCCACACCGGCATGGAAAAGACCGGCGAGGAACTGACCTACGCGCAGGGTTCCACGAACGTGACCCGCATGGATTACGCCTCGCCGCTGTTCAGCGAGCTGGCGTTTTCGTTGACCACCGAGAAGCTGCTCGGCATCGAGGTACCCGAGCGTGCGCAGTGGATCCGCATGTTGATGTCGGAGGTCAACCGACTCTCGAGCCACATGTTGTTCCTCGCCACCAACGGCATGGACATCGGTGCGGTGTCGATGATGATCTACGGCTGGCGCGAGCGTGAGGAACTGTTGCGGTTCCTCGAGACCGTGACTGGTCTGCGCATGAACCACAACTACATCCGCCCCGGCGGTGTGGCGGCGGATCTGCCCGATGGTTGGCGCGAGATGCTGGTGCCGCTGCTCGACGTGTTGCCGAGCCGCCTCGAAGAATTCAAGATCCTCATGAACGGCCAACCGATTTGGCGGGAGCGACTTCAGGGCGTGGGCGTGCTGACCTCGGAGGAGGCGTTGGCGCTGTCGGTGACCGGCCCGATCCTTCGTTCGACGGGTTACGCCTGGGATCTTCGCCGCGATGCGCCGTACCTGCGCTACGACGAGGTGGATTTCGACGTGGTGGTCGGCGGTCATGGCGACACCTTCGACCGCTATGCGATTCGTTTGGCTGAGATCGAGGAATCCATTCGCATTCTGCGCCAGGTGATCGAAAAGATGCCCGAGGGCGATTATCGCGTTCAGGACAAGAAGGTGACCCCGCCGCCGCGGGCCCGCATCGACGAGTCGATGGAGGCGTTGATTCACCATTTCAAGCTCTACACCGAGGGTTTCAAGGTTCCCGAGGGTGAGGCCTATGTGGCGGTCGAGTCGCCGCGCGGCGAGCTTGGCTGCTACATCGTGTCGGACGGTTCGGCGAAGCCGTATCGCATGCACATTCGCGGCCCGAGTTTTTCGAACCTTCAGTCGCTGCCCCATCTGATGCGCGACAGCTATCTGGCCGACACGGTCGCGATCGTGTCGTCGGTGGATCCGATCATGGGAGAGGTGGACCGATGA
- a CDS encoding NAD(P)H-dependent oxidoreductase subunit E yields the protein MSRFTEANEQLAREIIARYPRAKSATIPLCHLAQEQDGYLADDAISHIAELVGITSAEVLGTASFYEMFKRKPVGKYLVNVCTNISCQVMGAEELLAHAEEKLGVPAGGTTDDGMFTLEDVECIAACTEAPACLVNYRFQHRVTNESFDTLIDDIRAGKATEIPLHGTLAKARQHIDPSQVANIAPPEQQVEPAWFAARNATGEGDAS from the coding sequence ATGAGTCGCTTCACGGAGGCGAACGAACAGCTCGCTCGCGAGATCATCGCCCGCTACCCCCGAGCGAAGTCGGCGACGATTCCGCTGTGTCATCTCGCGCAGGAACAGGACGGCTATCTGGCCGACGATGCGATTTCGCACATCGCCGAGTTGGTGGGCATCACGTCGGCCGAGGTGTTGGGCACCGCGTCGTTCTACGAGATGTTCAAGCGCAAGCCGGTCGGCAAGTATCTGGTCAACGTGTGCACGAACATCTCCTGTCAGGTGATGGGCGCCGAGGAACTGTTGGCGCACGCCGAGGAGAAATTGGGCGTCCCCGCCGGGGGCACCACCGACGACGGCATGTTCACGCTGGAAGACGTCGAGTGCATCGCGGCGTGCACCGAGGCCCCGGCGTGCCTGGTGAACTACCGGTTCCAGCATCGGGTCACCAACGAGTCCTTCGACACGCTGATCGACGACATCCGCGCCGGCAAGGCGACCGAGATTCCGTTGCACGGCACGTTGGCGAAGGCTCGCCAGCACATCGACCCGTCGCAGGTGGCCAACATCGCCCCGCCCGAACAGCAGGTGGAGCCGGCGTGGTTCGCGGCCCGCAATGCGACCGGCGAAGGAGACGCATCATGA
- the nuoF gene encoding NADH-quinone oxidoreductase subunit NuoF, translating to MSDGNVPQVVSSRWDVLDAHTLEGYKRSGSYEGYSGIAKALTRRPSEVLEEVRDATVLGRGGAGFPAGTKWGFTPAGVWPRYIVVNGDESEPGTYKDRVLMERDPHQLIEGCLIAAYAIGAAQVFLYVRGEMAHAQERVAAALNEAYAAGLVGKNIMGTDFSVDIVLHWGAGAYIVGEETALIESLEGNRGMPRLKPPYFPAAKGLYMKPTIVNNVETLSNLPWLMNHGAEVYKQTGSESSPGTRLVAVSGHVNNPGVWEVPQGTTTFRELFYSEQYGNGIRNDNALKAFIPGGASAPWFFPEDLDLPLEGRTIGAAGSMAGSGAIVVMDETVDAVKACLRIVRFYARESCGKCSPCREGTAWEEKILQRIVDGYGRPSDIDLLLDVADNISPGPYPVAADPNQGLEAVPYPPKQTTICPLGPSSVAPITSALRRFRHEFEAKITRREPIPVSAAGGHDA from the coding sequence ATGAGCGACGGCAACGTCCCCCAGGTCGTGTCCTCCCGTTGGGATGTGCTCGACGCCCACACGCTCGAGGGCTACAAGCGCTCCGGCAGCTATGAGGGCTACAGCGGTATCGCCAAGGCGTTGACCCGACGGCCATCGGAGGTCCTCGAAGAGGTCCGCGACGCGACGGTGCTGGGTCGCGGCGGCGCCGGTTTCCCCGCGGGAACCAAGTGGGGGTTCACCCCTGCGGGTGTGTGGCCTCGCTACATCGTGGTGAACGGCGACGAGTCCGAGCCGGGCACCTACAAGGACCGCGTGCTCATGGAGCGCGACCCGCATCAGCTCATCGAAGGCTGCCTGATCGCGGCCTACGCGATCGGCGCGGCGCAGGTGTTCTTGTATGTCCGCGGCGAGATGGCCCATGCCCAGGAACGGGTGGCGGCCGCGCTGAACGAGGCGTACGCGGCGGGCCTGGTCGGCAAGAACATCATGGGCACCGACTTCAGCGTCGACATCGTGTTGCACTGGGGTGCGGGGGCCTACATCGTCGGCGAGGAGACGGCGCTCATCGAGTCGCTCGAGGGCAACCGCGGCATGCCGCGCCTCAAGCCTCCGTATTTCCCGGCGGCCAAGGGCCTCTACATGAAGCCGACGATCGTCAACAACGTCGAGACGCTGTCGAATCTGCCGTGGCTGATGAACCACGGCGCCGAGGTCTACAAGCAGACCGGTTCGGAGTCGTCGCCCGGTACCCGCCTCGTCGCGGTGTCGGGTCACGTGAACAACCCCGGCGTGTGGGAGGTGCCTCAGGGCACGACGACGTTTCGCGAGCTGTTCTATTCCGAGCAGTACGGAAACGGCATCCGCAACGACAACGCGCTCAAGGCGTTCATCCCCGGAGGCGCATCGGCCCCGTGGTTCTTCCCGGAGGACCTCGACCTTCCGCTCGAGGGCCGCACGATCGGCGCGGCCGGCTCCATGGCCGGTTCGGGCGCGATCGTGGTGATGGATGAGACGGTCGACGCGGTGAAGGCCTGCCTGCGCATCGTGCGGTTCTACGCCCGCGAGTCGTGCGGCAAGTGCTCGCCGTGTCGTGAGGGCACGGCCTGGGAGGAGAAGATCCTCCAGCGCATCGTCGACGGCTACGGCCGTCCGAGCGATATCGACCTGCTGTTGGACGTCGCCGACAACATTTCGCCCGGGCCCTATCCGGTGGCCGCGGATCCGAATCAGGGCCTCGAGGCGGTCCCGTATCCGCCCAAGCAAACCACCATCTGCCCGCTCGGTCCGTCGTCGGTCGCGCCGATCACGTCCGCGCTGCGCCGGTTCCGTCACGAGTTCGAGGCGAAGATCACCAGGCGTGAGCCGATTCCGGTGAGCGCCGCGGGAGGCCACGATGCCTGA